The genomic DNA CGCTCCTCGTAACTCCTTGAGAATAAACGACGAAGTCATCTTGCACAACCACTTCCCGACAACCCGACCAGAGAAACGATTTTCTCCCCTGATTTCCCGGCACCGGACGAGGGTGACGGGTTTGCAGTAAAACCGGATACCTGGCGTCGAGCCGCAACAACTTCGAATCCGGTTTTCGGACGCCGGTTCGGTTCCCAAAACGGGAATCGAATTGCCGCCCGGATAGGCTTACTGCAGCCCATACTTTTTCTTGAAATCCCCAATCCAGTCTTCGTGTCCGCCCGATTCTTGTATGGCCTCAACAACCATTTGAATGGTCAATCTGCCAACTCGATGACGTAGGTTCTGCGGGATCGCCTCATAAAGAAACGGCCACAACCCGCCGTGCGCCATCCCATCATCCGTTGACCTCAAAAAAGCCGGGTTCCTTGCATCGTGCAGCAATATGAATGACCCTTGCTTGGCAAAGGCAAACATCGCCTCACGAAAAAATTGGTAGTAGTTCGCAAACGGACAGATTGCCCCTTTGACAATAGCCGCCTCAGAAAAACCAAGTTCATCCAAGCGCTGCCAATATTTCCTGCCGATATGGTGCAAGTAACATTCGCCAAGCCTGTCTGGATATGGATTCCGACCCTCGCAATCACCGCCAGCAAAAACGGAGCAACCACCAAACTCTCGTTCCACCAGTTTTGCTTCAATAAAGAGGCTGTTGCATGAGCCTGACAGAATGATGTCGATTGAAGTGGGCTGGCCATTGTCTTCGTTAAAGACTGATCGGTCGTCGTGTTCAAAAACCGCCTCGACGTCCCCTCCTGGCCATTCGACACCGAGCCTTTCAATCGCAATCTTCAACGGTCCGAGATCGTTGCGCACAATCAGGGGGCCAATCAGATTGAAGGCCATCGCCTGACTGCTTAGTCCGTGATGCAGGTATTTGTGCAGAGGGAACGAATCCTCGCCGAGATGTCTCTCCTGTTCTTGGCGGATGTAATCCGCGACATCTTCACAAATGAGGTTCATGGGCCAAAGATCATGACGTGCGAGACAGTACCCCATCCTGGGATGGGTTTCGCATCCTCGCTCGCTGAACCATTGTTCCGCAGCCTTACGCAGAGATGCCTCGAAACTCTTGTATCGTGTGTAAGGCCAAGTTCTGGCCAATTGCCGACTATTGGTGTTTTTCATGAAAGCGGTCCTTGCTTGCCAATCAGCCTTTCAATCAGTTCCAAAGCATCCACCGGCCAGAAGCACTCGGGTCGCGGGCGGTTGACGCCGGGATGTCCAGCCTTGGGGCGGCAGTTCAGTACCTGGGCGACCCACTGGGCGGGTATGGCGTCCAGGCCGTACACCGCGCCAAGTAGCGCCCCACAAATGGCTGCGTTTGTATCGGTGTCGCCACCCCGCATGACCGTATCGACGACGCCCGCTTCAAAGCTCGGGGCATTGAGCAGTTGCCACAGGGCATTTCTGAACGCGATCAACACCCAGCCCTGTTGCTGGACGTAGTCAGCAGGTGGAGCTTCGGCGGCTCCTTGGATAGTGTCCATAAGAGCCGGGTCGACTGCCAGGTCGGCAGCCCACTGTTTGATATTCTTGTAGAGCTTCCCGGCCTCGCAGCCCGAGGCAATGGCGTGGGCAATCGCCATGGTAAAAAGCGAGTTCGCCTGAAGGCACACCGGATTTGGATGCGTCAGGGCGGCGTCCTGCTTGGCCCAGTCGCACACAGTTTCCAATGGGTAGTTGGCTCCGAAGATGCCCAAGGGGCTGATCCGCATCATGGCCCCGTTGGCCTGACTGTCGGGGTTCGGACATCCTCGCAATCCAGTGGCGATGGTCATACCGCAGTCAAAGGGATCGGAGTCGAGCCAGAATTGATATGCCTGAAGCGCGGCATTGGGATCATAGGCTCCACGCTCTATCAGCATCCGGGCCAGCAGCAGCGCCATCTCCGAGTCATCGGTCGGCTGACCGGCAATGGTGTTCCATGTGCCGCCATCGGCCAGTTCCCGCACGCCTTCCGGGTAGCTGCGGCGGATCTCCTCCGGCGACTGGAACTCGACCAGGCTGCCAAGGGCGTCTCCGGCAAGCTGGCCAATTAGGCAGCCTTGGGCACGGACCAAAGTTGTGGAGTTCTCGTCTGGGTACACCGTCATCATGATTCGTCCAATATGACTGTACGGATAACTCTTTCTATGTCCTGAGAGGATATCCCTCCACGCGCTGATTCGCTCGTGACGATCAGTGTACCGTTTTCACCCTCTCCTTCTTCATGCGGCAGGATGCCGTTATCTTTATACCAATTGAGCTTCTCTTCCCAGCGCCTACGATAACTCGGAACATGCAGCATGCCGCAGTGTTCCCAATAAAATGTTCTGCCCGATTCGATATCCTCAATAGTGAAATCGGGATATTTTGTGGCGCTGCCGATGGTCAAAGGATGCTCGTACATGTACTCGACCTTCAAGGCGGAAAGTCTGTCAGCGATGATCACTTCAGACTTTGACCGAACCATTTCACCGCGTGCTGTTCTGTGGATCAGATTTTCTTCGAAGAATCGTCCGTCAATATAAATCGGAGATGGCGCTTCAAAAAGATTTGTCAGTCTGCGGGCCGTCTCGGACCTGTCGTCTGACGAATACTTGCGCAGATCGCCTCTGGCTCCTTGATGCAGAATAACCACTCGATTCTTCTGCCGAGTCAGGGCCGTGTAGAGCAGCTCCCTGGAAAGCAGGCGACACGGATTTGGCATAACCAGAATAACGGTGCCAAACTCGCTGCCTTGAGACTTATGCACGGTGAGCGCATAAGCCAACTCCAACACCGGATTTGCTTCTTCACCGAAATCCTTAGCCGTAAAGTCGTATTTGAAATTCGGCTGGGAGGAGAATTCAACCTCGAGTTTCCAACGCAGATCTGGCAGACCCTTTTTCCAAAAAAAACCGACGGCCATCCCGATCTCGCCGTTTGCAATGTATGGATTGTCCTTTTCCGGATAGACCTTCCGGTGGCGGTTCCATGGCATTTTAGGATCGGTATTCGCCAAGTTGATAACCTTGTCGCCATAGACTATCTCTTCTGGTCCCATCGGCTTGGGGTATTTCCGCCATCTGGCGACTCTGGATGCATCGATTAACTCTTGCCTGAACTGTTTGTGAATTAAACGATTGATGTCGGGAACGCCGTGCGCCCCTGAACGAACGGGTGAAAGTATTTGCCAGCCCTCGGACTGTTCGGCTGAACCGAAGTTAAAAAATCGCATCCCATTCCAGTCTTTCCCGCCCAAGGACTCGTCAAACTTCAGAATGTCATCCGGGCCATCAAGACCAAGTTCATCAACGAGAACGGAAACCAGATTCTCCCTAAGTTCGTCCGAGGAATCCCACTGAACAAAGCGGACATGCTTGCTCTTTCCGGATTTGACGACTTTGTCGAAAACATCGTCCTCACCCGGAGCAATCGGCGATCCGCTGAACCATTCAGCGAGCTGCAAATCTTCGCGTTCTTCACCGGCCTGTCGTCTGCGAATGGTGAGCTCTGCGTATCCAGGGGCGACTCGTGGAAATTTTTCCATAATCCCGTCGGGAGCGAGATGCTTGATTACATCAACAAACGGGCGGCCTGCGCCAATCGGGGGAAGCTGTCTGGGATCGCCAATCAGAATCAAACGATGAACACCCTTGAGTGCCTGAATAAGTGCAGCCAACATCTCCTCAGTCAGCATTGAGGCTTCATCGACTATGACTGTTCGAGCCCCGGCCTCGGCAGATTTTTCCGATAACTTGTAGCGACCTGTGGAGCCATCATATCGGTCGGGGCTGAGGAACTGAGCAACAGTGAATCCCTTCAAATTGAGGTCGCTGGTGGATTGCTCCATTCGGACACGCGCTTTCCCGGTTGGAGCCAGAAGCAGAATGTCACCTTGCGATATCTGTGGATGAGAACACAGCACTGACAGAAGAGTGGTTTTCCCTGTCCCCGCAGGTCCGATAAGAACGCTGAGGCGGGATTCGGCAAGTTCCTTAAGTGCCGCCGTCTTTTCTTCACGAGCCTTTTCCTCGAGTTCATCGGAACTACCCACACCGTGAACATCAAGATGACTGTCGAGAAGGGTCTTCCAATCGGCCTCAACAACCAATCGTTTGCCTTTGACACGTTTTTGGATGGCGGAGCGAATCACATCTCCCATTTCGGCTAAACGGGCAAGCTGCAACGCAGGATTACCATCTGCCAGAGGCGTTTCAACTATGGTTTCCTCAAACTGGTCCTTTGCGACATTGATCAAATCACCGTCGACTTCGCACCCTGGCTTGATATCCAGGTTCCGAATCGCGAGCACAACCTGGTCCTGGGGCATCAGAGAATTGCCAGCGATAGCCGCATCCTCCAGGGTTTTGACACTGAGGGCACGCACACGGCGGGCGTCTGTTCCTGCGTCCAAAGCGGTTGGCTCGGGCAAAGGGTGTATCTCCCGGATGGTCTCGTCAGGGAAAACACCACGGTCAACGGTCCAGACACTTATTGGCGTCGATGTCAGCCTGGTCGTCTCATAAAGCAAGTAGGGATTGGTCAATATGGACAGATCCGAGCAGTCGATATTCGCCTTTTTCCGTTCCTCCTGGACATATATAGTCGTCGCCTGTTCTCTGCTGATTTCAAATCGGCTTATCAGTTTCAGGAGATTGCGGCGCTCTTCGGGAAGACGGCTCCATTTCGTTTGAATGGTCGTCCCGATCCCTTTGGCCAGATCTTTAGGCAGGTGCTTTTGTGGGTCTCGGAGAACTTGGTCGACCATGGGCCAAGGATCGACATTCTCTCCGACATTGTCAGAAATCTGTCGAGCGATAAACGTCCCGAGGTCAATGCCAAAAGCGCAAAGCGCCGACGCGAGCCCTGGGCACGGCCCTCTGGCCGTCCATAGCTCTCCGACTCGTTGGTCAATCCAGGTCAAGCACTTTGCCCATGGCCCAGGCAAAACTCCAATAGCTTTCCTGAGAGATTCCGCGCAGGACAGCAAAGAAGCGATTGCTGCGTCATGGGTTACAAGCTGCGAAGCGTGTGAAAATTCAAGAAGCCGGTCATCTGGTGAAAATGCGGCGATAGACGCAGGGTCAAAGTCGGGATTGTCAGCAGCCAGTTCCAGTGCCGCATGATAAGGCAACAAGAAGCCATCTTTGAAATCGGGCCTTATGGAATGCTGCACCATGCGCTCCCAAAGCATGGACCGCAGCTTTCCTTTCAGATCCTTGGTCGAATATTGGTATTCAACTCCTAGGGACACATGCAAAACCCGACCTACGCCGACCAGGATTCTCCTAGCCCCGGCGTCTTCGACAAACGGAACCTGCTTGGCGTAAAAAAAACAGAGTGATTCCTCTGGTTTGATGTGATCACAAAAGCAATCTGAGAGGGCCTTCTGGTTCTCTATGGCTTGTATCCACTGTGTGGGGAATCCTAATTCCGGCTCCCGCTCCGACCGCACATCCAAACCATATGTTTCGCCGAGTTCATCCATCGATTCCCGCAACATCCAAGCGAATGGGACCGCAGGAGCGGAATAGGCGGGATGGCGTAAATCGGTAGGAGCGAAGTGTCCGTGACTCCCCTCGGATGTGTGCTTGTACGGGTGGTTGGCGACCCTCGTGTATTCGAATGGCGACATGAACGCGACCCGCTCAGCCACGCAACAAGGCCATTTTTCTTGAGGCAAGTCCGCAAGCGATTGACCGGCGACCGCTTCCTCGGCGATATCGTTTCTCTCCTGCCCAATCCGTTTGAGCTTGAGGCAAGCCCCGTTAAGGCGTGGATTGGCACAGACTCGTCCATCCCATCCGGAATCGTGCCAAGGCACGCGAATAGATATGTGCTTTTTCGGATACTTCATGATCCCCCCAGAGTCATTCCGCCTCATCCATAATGACCTTCAAATCGTGAAGGTGTGTCTCTACGAAACGGATGCTGGTTTGCTCGTCACCGAACGATATTGGAAGCTCATAATCCTCCGCATTGACAATCTCTTCCCTTAGCTCGGCCATTACCTCGTCGTCGGTTTTTACAAATTCATCGTATTTGGCGGCGCACAGGGGGCAAAGAGCCAGATACTGAGCTTCATGCTCCTTCGGCAGATACTTTCTGGAGAGCACTTCCTTTTTCTCGAAGTAGTGGGCTCCATCGCGCTTCCGGAAGGGCATCTCCTCTTTGCATATCTGGCAGACCATTTGGTCGGCCTCGTTCGTGTATTGGTTTCGGAGCCATGTGATCGGATCAATGGCTCCGTTGGTGGTTCGAACACTTCTTTCGCGTTTCTCGTATTCCTTATCGGGCGCGTCGGTTAGTTGCTCGCCAAGACGCTCTTGACGTCGTTCCGGGTTGGCCACTGGTCTGGTTGGAAACGTTGGGCGTTCCTTGCGGGCAGCCAAGGCGGCTTTCAATTGCTCGACCTCGTCACGATGGTTTTTCAGGAACTCGATGTCCTCAAGGCTAACTCCGAGTTCTGTCGCGTGTTCACGTTTCCGCTCATCCTCGCTCTGTTCAGCACCCTCGACTATCCCAAGACTTTCAGTAAGCTCAGTCGCGCCCAAGAACTCGTCTAAGAGTTGGTCTGTCGTTATCTCGCCCGGCTTTTCAAGTGAATCATCTTTTGTAGGGACCCATTTTGAGTTTTTCAGCCGAACAAGGATCATGGAACTGAAATATTTGCTCTGCGAGCTGTAATAAAACCACTGATACCTGGCTTTGAAAAAGCGTGCGTCCAACTCCAAATAGTCCCGCAGAAATCCCCACAACACGGATGCGGAGCTTTTTTGTTCTTCAAAATCTATGATTTCTTGGATGGCTTCCAGAAACTGCTCAAGCCCGTCCAAATCGTAATTTTCTATAGTTTCTGATCGAGTTGAATATTCCCTTTCTCCATAGGGCAAGCCTTCAGATGTCGGCAATTTTCGTGGCAGACGGGAAACTCCAAGATCATGCCAGACATCGATGTCTACATCAGACGATGTGTACTCATCATGCAGGAACCACACTTCTTGAACACCAGAAAAATACCGTAGCAGCTCTGCTGTGTTGAGATAGATCTCTGTGGGCTTTTTGAATACAGTGTCTCCGGTTGAATTGGTGGCCTTCAGAAATGGCGTTCGCCTTGCCGCCTGGATCACCTTTCTTTTTCCGGCTTCCGAGTCTGAGCCCATGGCGCGAACAATCTTTTGTATATCCGCCTGATGTTCGGAGTCTGGAACCGAGTCTCCGTCGGTTTTGGCGTATTTGGGCAGAACCCTTTCCACGATATCGTCAAAAACATCGGGTTCTGAGAGTCCCAACCGTTTGAGGAATGTACGAGCCTGATCATCGGTGACGATTGACCGGCTCACAACTGGAAAAGCGGTTTCCTCTGGTGGAGGCATAAAAGCGTTGGGAGTGGTACCGTCCGGCTTGAAAGGGGCTTCCTGGCTGCCATTGGCAAGACGAAGAATAGGCTTCGAGCGCAGAACACCGCCAGGATCACGTTCCCAACGAGGCGCTCTCCAAAGCGCCTCCTGGCCGGATAAATACCCATAAAAATCAACAAACCATTCATCGGGCTGGACAGACAAAAAGGAGTGACTGATTCTTCGGGCTAACCCGTCCGGAGTCACTTCCTCCACGTCAAGTTCGCTAATCAAGTAGGAGCGGAGGTCAGGCGTTCGGTCCTGGGTAATTTCCCCGGCAAGCCATTTTATTGTGGCTGTGGACTGAAACAACTGACCAAGCTGCACCTGGCCCAGTAGTTTTCTGAGGTCAGCACCGCGAGCGAGTTTGGCGTTCCCGGCGGACACGAATGAACCGTCATCGGCCGGGAGGAGTTCTTCTTTGATCAACGTGTTCCGAACCGACTCGACGATGGGATAAAACATGCTGTCGTCTGGAAAATCCTCGGTTCTAATCGGAAGCGCCTCGAGGAAGGATACCGAGAGCAGGCCAAGATCCTTTATCTCAGACAGAATGTCTCCGATGAGATCAGCAGTTTCTTTTACCAGCGTCTCATTCCAGTCGTCGTCTTTTGGGATGTTGTCGCGAGATGGTGTTGTCCTGTATGGCCCTTGAATGAGGAATCCGAACCTTGTGGCCTTCTCTGTGGGAAAATAAACAACCAGGGGAGAATCCTTAACTTTGACTATACGTTCGGGATTCTTTCCGGCCTTGTCTTCTGCCTCCAGCCGGAAGCTGACCTCAACACGCACAGTTTCCGAATTCCCCGGTACGGGTACCGGTCGTTCAAAAATGAGCCAGTTTTCCTCCTCGTCCTTGCCGTTGTTTTGACCGATGACGCTGACTTGTCGGGCGGGTCCTCGGGCAATTTCCTCGCGCAGATACACCCCGCCTTTTGAGGTTGGCAGCTTGTACTCAATCTCGTTGATTTTCCGGAGGAACAACAGCGTTCTGGCGCTCAGGTTGCGGAGGCGTGCGCCGATTTCTTTGCATGCGGTCTCTGGCGATATTTCCGCAGTGTTAAAGGGGAAGACAAAAAGCGTGGTCCAGGAGTTACCGGCTGGCTTGGAGGTCACCGCGTAAGGGCGCACGTAGTTCTCTATCCTGAAGCCTTCTCCGCCGGAGTGGACTTCCGGAGTAGCCGTGTAGGCGTAGACCGACTTGAAACCGATCCCGAACTTTCCAATTTGCGTCAGATCTTCGGTTTTGGTTCCTTCTCCGACACCGCACACCCCTCTGACATCCCGCTCATTGAAAAGACGGCCGTCATGGGTAACTTCCAGCCTGTCGTCGAAAAGGCTGAAGAGTATTCGGGTAGCGCCCGCATCCTCCGCATTCTGAAGAAGCTCGAAAACGAAATGGGTTCGATCTGTGTACAGTCGGCCCAGAAAGGACAGGTGGCGTGTCCCTTGACCGTACTCACGGATATTGTCCTCTCGTATCCTGTCGTAGTCAGTCGGCATTGGCGCTTCCCCCGGAAACATGAATTACACCATACGCGACCGGACCGGCGACGATATCCGCTCTCTCCAAAGCGATGTCCAGCTCTTGGATTCGCCTTGCGTAGTCCGCCTCTGCGGCGGCGATTTGCGACCGACGCATTTTTTGTATCTTCTCGTTGGTCGCTTGGCTGAGCTGTTCTTCAAGAAGAGCGATCCGCGCTCGGTGACTGGTGGATAGGCTCTCCCGCCGGTATTCGGCCAGTTCCTGGGTCTTTTGCCGGTGGCTACTTCTGGCATCGTTCCACAAGCTGTAGTGCTGGGCGTCCAAGTCGTCCCAAACTGAAGCGCCAAGGCCGTCTGGCATAGCGCCAGGACAATCCGCCGCACTCTCCAAAAGGCGACCAAGATGCTCGGTCACCATGGCGTTCGAGGCGATAGGCTTAAGCACCAAGTCCTCCCTGATGCCGTGAAAGCGCCACTGGTAAATGGCGAATTCGTAGCGCCCAATAGGTATCTCGTTCGACACTACCTCCAGATTGGTTATGACCCGTTGTTTGGTATCAAATGACAGGGCCGCCTGTTTGACCAATGGATGGAGGGGCATGATGAAGGCGGCCTCGGGATGCTGCATGGCGCAATCAGACTCGAAGGTGATGGCCAAATGCTGGCTCCCGCCCTTGAGCCAATTTTCCCATTCGCGGTAAGCAGAAGTGTTCTGCCTGGGGAGCTGCTGAAAATCCCTTAAAAGGTGGCCACGGGATTCCTGGGCCAGGCGGAGGGTCTTGAGCGGCTTTTCGCCCAGAATAAATTCCTGGTCTTTACCGCACACGCGCTGCAGGTAAAGGGTCACCACCCTGCGGAGAGAAGCCGGTGATAGCCAGAAACTCGCCGCGTCGGCAATTTCGCGGTTCATCTGCTCTTGGGGAAGGCGAATGCCAAACAGCTCCGCCTGCTTCTGCTCCAGCTCTTCCTGCTCCTGGATGAGCCGGATTTTGTTGTCGGATAGTTGCTGGAGCTTCCCATTGCGCTCCTCCTCACTCAGCTCGTAGTTCTCCGCGATGTTTTTGATCTCACGAGTGATTTCACCGAGTATTTCCTCGCTCCCTCCGAGGGCATTATTGAAGACCCCGATGCGCACCAGGCACCGCTCGTAGATATCCGCATCCACGGTTCCCGGCGTGATCAAGTTGACGATGGCGACGCTCTCGCTCTTCTGCCCATTTCTGTCGATACGGCCGATGCGCTGTTCTACCCGCATGGGATTCCAGGGAAGATCATAGTTAACGATGCAGTCGCAGAACTGATAATCGAGACCTTCGCAGCCGATTTCGGAAAACAGCAACAGGTCGAGACAGTCCTCATCCTCCTTCAGCTTCTCAAAACGGGCGCGAAGGGACACCCGATCCTCATCCGGCGTTCCCCCATGGACCAACCCGACGCGAAAACCGTCCTTGCTGAGATGGTCGAAGAGATAGCTCAGGGTATGCCGGAAGCTGCTGAACAGCATGACCTTGTTGTTCGGGAGGCTTTGCTTGTCGCGGATGATGTTGCGTAAAGCTTCGAGTTTGGGGTCGCCTGCCTCAAGGGTACGAGCCGCCTTCAGCAGATTCTGGATTTGGCTTTGGATGGGAATGATGGCCTCGTCCTCGGGGACGCCGGTGTCATCCGCTTCTTCCCAGGACAGTTCATCGAGATGGCGATTGAGGATCTCCTCAAGAAAGGGGGAAAGACCAAAGAGGCAACTGGCCGCCTGTCGCCTGATGGTGGTCATCATGAACTTCACGTTGACCCCATTGTGAATCTGGCTGAATATTTCAGCCTGGATTCTCAAAAGTTCGTCATGCAAATTCTGCTGAGCCGGAGTGAATGGCACGACGACCGTCTCGGGCTTCCTGACCGTGAAATTCCCAATGTCGCGGCGGCGGGTTCTGTTGATGATACCGGCGAAGGTGTGCATCCCCTCCGTGTCGGAGATCATCTTTATGCGTTCCTCGTGTGTTACCCCGCCCCTCAAGAGTTCAGAGCGGACCCGACCAAAATCCGGATTGTGCCTGAGTATGGCCTGGCCCCAGGGCGTGGACGCCGCCTGATCGAGAGCTTCCATCGCCAGGTTTTGCCATTCCGGCGTTTGAGACCGCATCGCCGACACCGCCTGATTGATAGACGGGTTCGGCTCAGCCATGTGCGAGAAACTCTCCTGGTCGATGATGAGATCGGGACGGAGCGTATTTAAGAGAACAAAGAGATCGTTGCTACCGAGCTGGATCGGGGTGGCCGTCAAGAAAACTACGGCTTCCGCATGATCGCAGAAAAACTTCACGGCTTTATGGCTGAATGTATCCTGGTTTCGGATGTGGTGAGCCTCATCGACAATAACCAGATCGAAGCGGGGTGGTGGATCAAGGTCGAGGATGCCTTTTTTCCGCTTCCTCTTTCCTTCGGGAGCCGAGCCGTACAGAAGCGATTCATCGAATAGGGAGTACGGTACGATGCTTTTCTGGTGTTGATCCGGCCAGACACCATCCAGATCCATCTCGTTGATGCAATACCGCAAGGTGGCACCATCAAGATGGGTAAAGCGCTCTTCGAAGCGTTTCATCTCGTTCAGCCATTTTTTCTCAGTCACCAGCGGGCGCGGGCAGACAATGAGCACTGAGCGTATCTCACGCCGCGCTTGGAGCTCGCGCAGGATGAGACCAGCTTCAATGGTTTTACCTACACCAACGCCGTCGGCAATGAGCAAGCGTGGACGATCCGACCGGATAAAGCGCAACACCGGTCTGAACTGATACGGGATGAAGTCGACACGAGCGGCGTTGAGTGAGTAGAGGGTGGATAGCCCCGGATACTTTATCTGTAGCGCGGTGAGATAGGCATGGAATTGGTCGCAGGGTAAGGCGTTTTCCTTTTCCTCACGCTGGTCTTCGGCTTGTAATTGCGATGCGTAAAACGTCTGGGTTGTCCCGTCTATGAAGACCTTGAATCGGTTCTCAGGCTTTCCAGCCAGCACGGCGACCACAGCGCCACGGCTTGATGGGTTTGATTTGGCGAAGACGATTTGCCCGGGTTCGAATTCGGCCGCATCGTTTTTCCTTTCCGGAGGCGCGGAGGGTGTCTCTGCGCTTGGGTCAGGTTGCGGCTGGGTCTCCGACGCGAGAAGGGCCGCCTTTGTTTTCCGTAAATCTTGAATCAACTTGTCATCCGCGCCGATAACAACCGCAAAACGCTGGAGGGTGTCCAGATCCCTGTATATGTCGTCAACGGGGAAGCCCTCTGTGTCCGCATGCGCCCAGTGATTACGGACCGTTTGCATTTCTTTGACGAAGTGACGGGCTTCGGAGGTCAGATCCAGGCTGTTGGAAATCTGATACCAGTTCTGGTCCAGCACCCGAAGAAGTCCAGCGAGGTCAAGGCCACCCAGTGACGTGATGTTGCGTTGCTCCAAGCGTCTTTTTTGCTGAAACGACAGGGTGTTTACGACCGCTTTGTTCCACCAGTCGTCAAACAGCGGCGGTAATACTTTTTCTAGAAATACGGCGAGCTGCCCGGCTACGTCGCTAAGATGCTTCGCAACCGCTCCGTGAACCAAGGCTTTCTCATTCATATTTCGACCCGCCTCCTGTTGAGAACACTTAAATCACATACTCCATCAGGCTTACAATTCATGCCGACTCTCCTCCATTCTCATATCGCCCCCTCAATTTGCTTCTCATGGTCGACAGAGCACCGCGTTCAAAGAACGGCAAGTCGATGGTGTCGCATACCGAACTGCAATACTGCTCGGCAAAGAGCTGCAGGTGAGCGGCGTCACGGGCCACGTCCGGATCGGATGGCAGATACTGGAGAAGCGCGTCGCTGATAAGCATCACAAACTTGCTTCTCGCCCGGGTCAGCGTCACATTGAATCGTCGTGGGCTTAGGATGAACGCATCTTCAGACGCAACAAAATCCCGGTCGGCCACCACATAACTGGAAAGGATCAGGTCGCGCTCCTGCCCCTGGAACCGGTCTACAGTGTCCACAAATGGAGGCGGGTCCATCGTCATACCGGCTGCGTCCACGAGCAGATTTCTGATGGATGCCATCTGGGCTCGGTGGGGAGTCACAATGCCGATTTTCTGCGTCCAAAACTCCTGGGCGCTTACTCCAGACTGTTGGGCGTCGACCAGCTTCTTGTACAAAAGGGTCAAAGCGGAAACGATCTGCGCCTCAAAAGGGTTCGATAACGTATAGGTGTTGGCGGAATAGCTGATCACCACCACAGGGCAAGCTGGGTCAAGAATGCGGAGAAACTCGTCGGACCATGGCAACTGTTCAGGCCAGTCGGCTGGTCTTCCATCAATATTGATGGCGAGATCCAGCTTTCTCTCGGGGAAGAACGCCTCGTATTCGTTCTTATAAAAACGCTTACAGGGCCATGCGGAAATTTCCACGTTGGTCCGGTAGTTGTGTTTAAGCTGCACCGGGGTGATGCCGTGGGTCTCCTTCATGTAAGAGAAAATGCAGTCAAACAGCCCTTGAACGCTATCCTTCATCTGGAAGCCGTAGATCGGCCCAAGCTGCCGGTCGTCACCTGCAAGGACAACAT from Thermoanaerobaculia bacterium includes the following:
- a CDS encoding Swt1 family HEPN domain-containing protein, translated to MNEKALVHGAVAKHLSDVAGQLAVFLEKVLPPLFDDWWNKAVVNTLSFQQKRRLEQRNITSLGGLDLAGLLRVLDQNWYQISNSLDLTSEARHFVKEMQTVRNHWAHADTEGFPVDDIYRDLDTLQRFAVVIGADDKLIQDLRKTKAALLASETQPQPDPSAETPSAPPERKNDAAEFEPGQIVFAKSNPSSRGAVVAVLAGKPENRFKVFIDGTTQTFYASQLQAEDQREEKENALPCDQFHAYLTALQIKYPGLSTLYSLNAARVDFIPYQFRPVLRFIRSDRPRLLIADGVGVGKTIEAGLILRELQARREIRSVLIVCPRPLVTEKKWLNEMKRFEERFTHLDGATLRYCINEMDLDGVWPDQHQKSIVPYSLFDESLLYGSAPEGKRKRKKGILDLDPPPRFDLVIVDEAHHIRNQDTFSHKAVKFFCDHAEAVVFLTATPIQLGSNDLFVLLNTLRPDLIIDQESFSHMAEPNPSINQAVSAMRSQTPEWQNLAMEALDQAASTPWGQAILRHNPDFGRVRSELLRGGVTHEERIKMISDTEGMHTFAGIINRTRRRDIGNFTVRKPETVVVPFTPAQQNLHDELLRIQAEIFSQIHNGVNVKFMMTTIRRQAASCLFGLSPFLEEILNRHLDELSWEEADDTGVPEDEAIIPIQSQIQNLLKAARTLEAGDPKLEALRNIIRDKQSLPNNKVMLFSSFRHTLSYLFDHLSKDGFRVGLVHGGTPDEDRVSLRARFEKLKEDEDCLDLLLFSEIGCEGLDYQFCDCIVNYDLPWNPMRVEQRIGRIDRNGQKSESVAIVNLITPGTVDADIYERCLVRIGVFNNALGGSEEILGEITREIKNIAENYELSEEERNGKLQQLSDNKIRLIQEQEELEQKQAELFGIRLPQEQMNREIADAASFWLSPASLRRVVTLYLQRVCGKDQEFILGEKPLKTLRLAQESRGHLLRDFQQLPRQNTSAYREWENWLKGGSQHLAITFESDCAMQHPEAAFIMPLHPLVKQAALSFDTKQRVITNLEVVSNEIPIGRYEFAIYQWRFHGIREDLVLKPIASNAMVTEHLGRLLESAADCPGAMPDGLGASVWDDLDAQHYSLWNDARSSHRQKTQELAEYRRESLSTSHRARIALLEEQLSQATNEKIQKMRRSQIAAAEADYARRIQELDIALERADIVAGPVAYGVIHVSGGSANAD
- a CDS encoding AAA domain-containing protein, which codes for MAKRPTKMTEPAHSLMYTPGSLAAGKTFADTNQLYAKVTPYLKDAFNEKQESLFHDAFGNRISLLWGPPGTGKTTVLAGTILGWIEHYAEAGTPLRVGIGSSNYNAIDNVLNEVLELINRRTATVGALVCPVRVTRVRSDSSAPPLSDQIEDMPRTSARAQGFVNALKGDDPGIIIVGGTWQQLGRLAEKDHQDSEPTAEWFDLLMIDEASQVQVAAAAAYFLLLKSDGHVVLAGDDRQLGPIYGFQMKDSVQGLFDCIFSYMKETHGITPVQLKHNYRTNVEISAWPCKRFYKNEYEAFFPERKLDLAINIDGRPADWPEQLPWSDEFLRILDPACPVVVISYSANTYTLSNPFEAQIVSALTLLYKKLVDAQQSGVSAQEFWTQKIGIVTPHRAQMASIRNLLVDAAGMTMDPPPFVDTVDRFQGQERDLILSSYVVADRDFVASEDAFILSPRRFNVTLTRARSKFVMLISDALLQYLPSDPDVARDAAHLQLFAEQYCSSVCDTIDLPFFERGALSTMRSKLRGRYENGGESA